A single window of Balaenoptera ricei isolate mBalRic1 chromosome 15, mBalRic1.hap2, whole genome shotgun sequence DNA harbors:
- the MMP9 gene encoding matrix metalloproteinase-9: protein MNPWQPLVLALLVLGCSAAPRPRQPTFVVFPGELQSDLTDRQLAEEYLYRYGYTHVAEIREDEQSLRRPLQRLQRRLALPETGELDSTTLNAMRAPRCGVPDLGRFQTFEGDLKWHHHNITYWIQNYSEDLPRSVIDDAFARAFALWSAVTPLTFTRVYGREADIVIQFGVREHGDGYPFDGKNGLLAHAFPPGPGIQGDAHFDDEELWSLGKGVVVPTYFGNAKGATCHFPFTFEGRSYSACTTDGRSDDMLWCSTTADYDTDSQFGFCPSERLYTQDGNADGKPCVFPFTFEGRSYSACTTDGRSDGYRWCATTASYDQDKLFGFCPTRVDATVTEGNSAGELCVFPFIFLGKEYSACTREGRHDGQLWCATTSNFDRDKKWGFCPDQGYSLFLVAAHEFGHALGLDHSSVPEALMYPMYSFTEKHPLHKDDVQGIQHLYGPRPKPEPRPPTTAAAEPQPTAPPTVCATGPPTAPTPERPTAGSTGPPSAGPTGPPTAGPSAIPTRSLDPADDVCNVNFFDAIAEIGNRLYLFKDGRYWRLSESGGRRLQGPFLIKNTWPALPRKLDSAFEDPLTKKIFFFSGRQVWVYTGASVLGPRRLDKLGLGPEVAQVTGALPRAGGKVLLFSRQSFWRFDVKTQKVDPRSATPVDQMFPGVPLSTHDIFQYQEKAYFCQDRFYWRVSSRNEVNQVDYVGYVTFDLLHCPED, encoded by the exons ATGAACCCCTGGCAGCCCTTGGTCCTGGCGCTCCTGGTGCTGGGCTGCTCTGCTGCCCCCAGACCACGCCAGCCCACCTTTGTAGTCTTCCCGGGAGAACTACAAAGCGATCTCACCGACAGGCAGCTGGCAGAG GAATATCTGTACCGCTACGGCTACACTCATGTGGCAGAGATAAGGGAGGATGAGCAGTCCCTGCGTCGGCCTCTGCAGCGTCTCCAGCGGCGCCTGGCCCTGCCGGAGACTGGCGAGCTGGACAGCACCACCCTGAATGCCATGCGTGCCCCGCGCTGCGGCGTCCCAGACCTGGGCAGATTCCAGACCTTTGAGGGCGACCTCAAGTGGCACCATCACAACATCACCTACTG GATCCAAAACTACTCGGAAGACTTGCCGCGCTCCGTGATCGACGACGCCTTTGCCCGTGCTTTCGCGCTCTGGAGCGCGGTGACGCCGCTCACCTTCACTCGCGTGTACGGCCGTGAAGCCGACATCGTCATCCAGTTTGGTGTTAGGG AGCACGGAGATGGGTATCCCTTCGATGGAAAGAACGGGCTCCTGGCACACGCCTTTCCTCCTGGCCCAGGCATTCAGGGAGACGCCCATTTCGACGATGAAGAGTTATGGTCTCTGGGCAAAGGCGTCG TGGTTCCGACCTACTTCGGAAACGCAAAGGGCGCCACCTGCCACTTCCCCTTCACCTTCGAGGGCCGCTCCTACTCCGCCTGCACCACGGACGGCCGCTCCGACGACATGCTCTGGTGCAGCACCACGGCCGACTACGACACCGACAGCCAGTTCGGCTTCTGCCCCAGCGAGA GACTCTACACCCAGGACGGCAATGCGGACGGCAAGCCCTGCGTTTTTCCGTTCACCTTTGAGGGCCGCTCCTACTCTGCCTGTACCACCGACGGTCGCTCGGACGGCTACCGCTGGTGCGCCACCACCGCCAGCTATGACCAGGACAAGCTCTTTGGCTTCTGCCCGACCCGAG TTGACGCGACGGTGACCGAGGGCAACTCGGCGGGGGAGCTGTGCGTCTTCCCCTTCATCTTCCTGGGCAAGGAGTACTCGGCCTGCACCAGAGAGGGCCGCCATGATGGGCAGCTCTGGTGCGCCACCACCTCCAACTTCGACAGAGACAAGAAGTGGGGCTTCTGCCCGGATCAAG GATACAGCCTGTTCCTTGTGGCGGCGCACGAGTTTGGCCACGCGCTGGGCTTAGATCACTCGTCTGTGCCAGAGGCGCTCATGTACCCCATGTACAGTTTCACTGAGAAGCACCCCCTGCATAAGGACGATGTGCAGGGCATCCAGCATCTGTATG GTCCTCGCCCCAAACCTGAACCACGGCCTCCAACCACTGCCGCAGCTGAACCGCAGCCCACCGCCCCTCCCACGGTCTGCGCCACGGGGcctcccactgcccccaccccagaacGCCCCACTGCTGGCTCCACAGGCCCCCCTTCCGCTGGCCCCACGGGTCCTCCCACTGCTGGCCCTTCTGCGATCCCTACACGGTCCCTGGATCCAGCGGACGATGTCTGCAACGTGAACTTCTTCGACGCCATCGCGGAGATCGGGAATCGCCTGTATCTCTTCAAGGATGG GAGGTACTGGCGACTCTCTGAGAGTGGGGGACGCCGGTTGCAGGGTCCCTTCCTTATCAAGAACACGTGGCCTGCGCTGCCCCGCAAGCTGGACTCTGCTTTTGAGGATCCGCTCACGAAGaagattttcttcttctctg GGCGCCAAGTGTGGGTGTACACAGGCGCGTCGGTGCTAGGCCCAAGGCGTCTGGACAAGCTGGGCCTGGGCCCGGAAGTGGCCCAAGTCACCGGGGCCCTGCCGCGCGCCGGGGGTAAGGTGCTGCTGTTCAGCAGGCAGAGCTTCTGGAG GTTCGACGTGAAGACACAGAAGGTGGATCCCCGGAGCGCCACCCCAGTGGACCAGATGTTCCCCGGGGTGCCCCTGAGTACTCACGACATCTTTCAGTACCAAG AGAAAGCTTACTTCTGCCAGGATCGCTTCTACTGGCGCGTGAGTTCCCGGAATGAGGTGAATCAGGTGGACTATGTGGGCTATGTGACCTTTGACCTCCTGCACTGCCCCGAGGACTAG